Proteins encoded together in one Candidatus Lariskella endosymbiont of Epinotia ramella window:
- a CDS encoding IS256 family transposase: MKTEKNKKINEAIDLLIEGGADLKTVLKQDGLIKELTKSILERALQAEMSEHLGYNKYDRSETENCRNGHYNKNLITENGSIELNIPRDREGKFAPVIVSKNQTRIDGLDQKIISLYAKGMSLSDIKIQLQELYGAEVSESLISRVTDDVIDEVRIWQSRPLEPLYPIVYFDCLIVKVRQDKQIINKSVYVALGIDLQGRKDILGLWISENEGSKFWLSNFTELKNRGLKDILIACSDNLTGMSEAICASYPKTEHQLCIVHQIRNSLKYVSYKDRKLLASDLKLIYSSATEDEAHLALESFDKKWSKRYPHIAKSWYNNWENLVIFLQYPESIRKIIYTTNAIESLNSQLRKVTRNKRVFPNDDSVFKVLYLTIDYITKKWTMPISNWNEAMAHFIIKFDGRF; this comes from the coding sequence ATGAAGACAGAAAAGAATAAGAAAATAAATGAAGCGATAGATTTACTGATAGAAGGAGGAGCGGATTTAAAGACAGTACTGAAGCAGGATGGATTGATTAAGGAATTAACGAAGAGTATTTTGGAGAGAGCCTTGCAGGCAGAAATGTCTGAACACTTAGGTTATAACAAATATGATAGGTCTGAAACTGAGAATTGCAGGAATGGTCATTATAATAAGAATTTGATTACTGAGAATGGCAGTATCGAGTTAAATATTCCGCGAGATAGAGAAGGTAAATTTGCACCTGTAATTGTCTCCAAGAATCAAACAAGAATAGATGGTTTAGATCAAAAGATAATATCTCTGTATGCCAAGGGGATGAGTTTGTCTGATATCAAGATCCAATTACAAGAATTATATGGAGCAGAAGTTAGTGAGAGTTTAATTAGTAGGGTTACAGATGATGTAATTGATGAGGTTAGAATTTGGCAGAGTAGACCTCTTGAACCATTATATCCTATAGTATATTTTGATTGTTTAATAGTTAAGGTAAGGCAAGATAAACAGATAATTAATAAATCAGTATATGTTGCGCTGGGTATAGATTTACAGGGCCGGAAAGATATTTTAGGATTATGGATAAGTGAGAATGAAGGATCTAAATTCTGGCTTAGTAATTTTACTGAATTGAAGAATCGAGGATTAAAAGATATATTAATTGCCTGTAGTGATAACCTGACTGGTATGTCTGAAGCTATATGCGCAAGTTATCCCAAAACTGAGCATCAGCTTTGTATAGTACATCAAATTAGAAATAGCCTGAAGTATGTATCATATAAAGACAGAAAATTATTGGCATCAGATTTAAAGCTTATTTATAGCTCTGCTACTGAAGATGAAGCGCATCTTGCCCTAGAATCTTTTGATAAGAAATGGAGTAAACGATATCCACATATAGCAAAATCCTGGTATAATAATTGGGAGAATCTTGTAATATTTCTGCAATATCCAGAGAGTATCCGTAAGATAATTTACACTACAAATGCTATAGAATCGCTGAATAGTCAGTTGAGAAAAGTTACAAGAAATAAGCGTGTTTTCCCAAATGATGATTCGGTATTCAAGGTTTTATACCTAACGATTGATTATATTACCAAAAAATGGACCATGCCTATCTCTAACTGGAATGAAGCTATGGCTCATTTTATAATCAAATTTGATGGGAGATTTTAA